The nucleotide window CTTATAGGTTCACGTAGCGGCAAGTTTGCTTGAATAGAAAACTGTATGTCTGACCAACAATTAGGTAAAATGGTCTTTGTTGATTGCAGCGATAAGGTGATCTTATGATCCCCGGTTCGGTGACTCTCCGGCAGCTCCGCTATTTCGACTCATTGGCGCAGCACGCCCATTTCGGACGTGCGGCAGCCGCCTGTGCCGTTTCACAGCCCGCCCTGTCGATGCAGATCAAGGAGTTGGAGGTAGCTCTAGGGGGCGCGCTCGTCGAACGGGGCAGCCGGAGCGTGCGGCTCACCGCCTTCGGACAGGAGGCGTCCCTGCGGGTCCGCGACATCCTGCGTTCGGTCGATCAGCTTGGGGAACTCGCGCAGCTGTCCCGAAACCGGATCAGCGGCCGGCTGCGGATCGGCATGATCCCCACGATCGCGCCTTACCTGCTGCCGGACGTGATCAAGATCATCACGCGGGAGCACCCTCATGTGGAGATCGAGCTGCGCGAGGCGCTGACGTCGAAGCTGATCGCGGAACTGGCGGAGGGGCGGCTCGACACCGCGATCACCGCGCTGCCGGTGTTCGAGCCGTCCTTGAGCGAGGCGGTTCTGTTCACCGAGAATTTCCTGCTGGTCCGGTCGGCCGAGGATGCGGGAAAGCCGGCGCCCAGTGGGGAAATGCTGCGCGAAATGCGGCTGCTTCTGCTGGAGGAGGGGCATTGCTTCCGCAACCAGGCCCTCTCCTACTGCAACATGCCGTCCCCCTCGCCACGCAAGACGCTGGAGGCGAATTCCTTCTCCACGCTGGTCCAGATGGTCAGGGCCGGAATGGGCGTGACGCTGGTCCCGGAAATGGCGGTGGATTTGGAAACCGGCTTCGGCTCGGTGTCCGTCGTCCGTTTCAAGGATCCGCAGCCCTCGCGGACCATCGGCATGATCTGGCGTAAGACGAGTCCGCTGTCGGCTCAGTTCCTGCAATTGGCGAAACTGCTGGGTCAGCCGGCCGACCCTGAAGGGGACGACGCAATCTCCGACGTCGCCTCCCCAGTCCATCCTGTCGTCGGGAGGCCTCCATCTTCAGAGGCAATCCGTAAGAGAACGAGGCAATAATACCGAGGGTAGGGGCTGTATGACATGCGGATTTAGGCGCTGCCCTGTCGCCAGTTGCTCCTCAAGCCGATCCTCTTATGATTGGCGGCAATGACCGCATCGACGGTCTCGCAAGACGAAGGGTTCGGGACATGAATGACGCAACGGCGGGCTGGATCGAACTCCAGGCCGCGGACGGCCATCGGCTTCGCGCTTATCGGGCCCCGGCCAAGGGCGAGGAAATCGGGCGCCTGATCGTGGCGCCGGAGATCTTCGGCATCAACCGCCATATCCGCAGCGTGTGCGACGGCTTCGCCCAGCAGGGCTTCACCACCGTGGCGCCGGACCTGTTCGACCGTGCCGAGCGCGGGGTGGAACTGGCCTATGACGAGGCCGGCATCCAGCGGGGCATCGCGCTGAAGGGGGCGGTGCCGACGGCGGACGCGCTACAGGACGTCGCGGCGGCGCTGGACCATCTGGGCGGTGACGGGGCCGCGGCCATCGTCGGCTATTGCTGGGGCGGCAGCATCGCCTGGGCTGGGGCGGCGGTCCTGCCGTTGCGCGCCGCCATCGGCTATTACGGCGGCGACATCGGCAAGACGCTGGACAACGCGCCGCGGGTGCCGACCCTGCTGCATTTCGGCGAACAGGACCACGCCATCCCGCTGTCGGTGGCGGAGGGCGTGCGCTCGCGTTATCCGTGGCTGCCGGTGCATGTCTATCCGGCCGGCCATGGCTTCAACTGCGACGAGCGGGGAAGCTTCCATCCGGAAAGCGCGGTCCTGGCGCTTCGGCGGACCGTGGGGATGCTGCGGGCCGTGTTCTGACCGGGCCGGTCCCGCCCCGCGCTTCCTTCCGGCGGCCCAGGCGGATCGGCCAGCGGCGGAAGGCCAGCAGCCCGATGCAGATCAGGGCATAGACCAGCGGCGCCGTCTGCCAGCCCTTCACCAGCATGATGAAGTGCAGGCAGGCGGCCAGCCCGGCAATGAACACGCCCTTGTGCAGGGCGCGCCAGCGCTTGCCGCCCAGCCGCTTCACCATGCCGTCGGTGGAGGTCGCGGCCAGCGCCGCCAGGATCAGGAAGGCACCCATCCCGACCGTGATGTAGGGCCGCTTGACGATGTCCTTCCAGATCGCCCCCCAGTCGAAGAACTGGTCAAGCCCCACATAGGTGGACAGGTGGATGGTGGCGTAGAAGAAGGCGAACAGTCCCAGCATCCGCCGGAAGCGCGCCAGCCCCGCCACCCCCGTCAGCATGCGCAGCGGCGTCAGCGCCAGCGCGATCAGCAGGAAGCGCAAGGCCCACAAGCCGCTGGCCTTTACGCTTTCCAGCACCGGTTCCGCCCCCAGCTCGCCGGTGTAGGCGAGCCGGACGGTCCAGACCAGCGGGACGAGGCAGAGAAGGAAGACGACGGGCTTGGCCCAACGGGACGCGAGCGCGGCGTTCGCGGCGGCGCGCAGATCGACGCCGGCGGCGGCTGGTGCAGGGTCTGCCATGGTCAGTAGTTCGCCTTCAGGTCCATCCCGGCATAGAGCGATGCGACCTCCTCGCCATATCCGTTGAACGGCAGGGTCTTGCGGCGGGAGAATTCGCCGACGCGCCGCTCGGTCGCCTGGCTCCAGCGCGGATGGTCGACCTCGGGGTTGACGTTGGAATAGAAGCCGTATTCGCGCGGTTGCGACTTGTTCCAGGCGGTCGGCGGCTGGTCCTTCACCAGCGTGATGCTGACGATCGACTTGATCGACTTGAAGCCGTATTTCCACGGCACCACCAGCCGGATCGGCGCGCCGTTCTGGTTGGGCAGCACCTCGCCATACATGCCGACGGCGAGCAGGGTGAGCGGGTGCATCGCCTCGTCCAGCCGCAGCCCTTCGGTGTAGGGCCAGTCCAGCACCCAGGAGCGCAGGCCCGGCATCTGCTTGGGGTCGTTCAGGGTCTGGAAGGCGACGTATTTGGCGTTGCCGGTCGGCTCCACCCGCTTCAGCAGTTCGGCCAGGGAGAAGCCGACCCAGGGGATCACCATCGACCAGCCTTCGACGCAGCGCAGGCGGTAGACGCGCTCCTCCATCGGGAATTTCAGCAGGTCTTCGATACCGATGGTCATCGGTTTGGCGACCTCGCCGCCGACGGCGATTTCCCATGGGCGCGTCTTCAACGTGCCGGCATTGTCGGCGGGATCGTCCTTGGCGGTGCCGAACTCATAGAAATTGTTGTAGGTCGTGGCCGATTTCATCGGCGTGACGGGGTCGAACTTGGGATCGGCGGGCTTGATCGTGGTCGGCACCTGGAAGGACGCCGCAAACGCGTTGCCGCTCCACACCGGCAGGCTGCCCAGCGCCATCGCGGCGGCACCGCCGGCCATCAGGCTGCGGCGGCCGAGATACAGATCCCGCGGAGTCACCTCGTCCTCGCGGGCCTGCGAGGCGGCGGGGAATTTGAACAACATCGACCTCTCCCGAACGGACCATTTCTGCCAATAACCATAGGTCTGCGGCTGGCCGCGGGCAAATCACGCTCTCTACACGATTGCGTGAGCGGTCGATGAGTGGAGGCAGCGGCGGCGGATCAGCGTTGGATCAGCGGCGGCCGAGCGGGATGACGATGGCGGGACCGCCGAAACCGCCGCCGCGCGCCGCGCGGCGCACCGGGAAGGGCAGCACGTCCGCCGCCGGCCGGGGCGGGGCGAGGGCATGCAGCCCGGTGAAGGAATGGGCCAGGGCGGCGCCTCTGTTGCAGGCGCGCATCCAGGAAAGCATGCAGTACATCGATGCCTGCATGGGGATCGTCCAGAGAAGCATGGTCAAGCCCTGGGCTGTGACGACGGTGGGATTGGTTTCGCCCCGCGGGAGATGGCTGCGCGCCGAATGATCCCGCTGTGGTTCGAATCCATAACGAAGTCGGTCTGTGAATCGTTCCGACACCTATACCATGGTCGACCAGTGCTGTTCCGAATGGGCAAATCCGTGACGTCGGCGGTCCCCTGTCGGCGAACAAAATTTTACGGCCTAAAGCAAGGGTTGTCTCATCATAGGATAAATCGCGTGACAAAAGCTGCTTACCTGAAGAAGCTCCGGCATCAATCCTAAGTTATAGGCATAGACACTAGGCTGGAAGGCGGTTTCTTACGAAAGGCTAAATTGACCGGAATCGCCTTTACTTCATCGTGCGGGGATGTAGGACTGCGCGGTCACTCGCCGTCTCAGGCTCGGATGCGCGCAGGTGGACTGCGGCTATTCGGCATCCAGGTTGAGGCGGGTTACGTTTACTGGGCCGTACTCCGGATTGCTGCCGGGGCGGCCCATTGCTGTGGCGGAATGCGGTCCATGGTGGGCCGGCGCGTGGGCAAGGGGAACGGCATGACGGCGATGGTGGAAACGGCGGACGCGTTGGATCCGAAGGTTCTGCTGATGGCCTTGCGGCAGCTGCGCAAGGGCGATTTCTCCGTGCGGCTGCCGCTCGACCTGACCGGCATGGACGGCGAGATCGCCGCCGCCTTCAACGACGTGGTGGAGTTGAACCAGAACCTCACCACCGAGGTCAGCCGGCTCAGCGTCGCCATCGGCAAGGAAGGCCGCATCAGCCAGCGCGCCAAGTTGAACAATGCATCAGGCGGGTGGGAAACCTGCATCGACAGCATCAATACGCTGGTCGGCGACATGATCCAGCCGACGACGGAAATCGCCCGCGTGATCGGCGCCGTCGCCAAGGGCGACCTGTCCAAGACCATGGCGCTGGAGATCGAAGGCCGTCCGCTGCAGGGCGAGTTCCTGCGCACCGCCCGCAACGTCAACACCATGGTGGACCAGCTCGTCACCGTCACCACCGAGTTGACGCGTGTGGCGCGCGAGGTCGGCATCGAGGGCAAGCTGGGCGGTCAGGCCCAGGTGAAGGGCGTTGCCGGCAGCTGGAAGGATCTGACCGAGAACGTCAACGTGATGGCGGCGAACCTGACCGGTCAGGTGCGCAACATCGCCGAGGTGACGACGGCGGTGGCCAAGGGCGACCTGTCGAAGAAGATCACCGTCGACGTGAAGGGCGAGATCCTCGAACTGAAATCCACCATCAACACCATGGTGGACCAGCTGAACAGCTTCGCCTCGGAAGTGACGCGCGTGGCGCGCGAGGTGGGCTCCGAAGGCAAGCTCGGCGGGCAGGCGAAGGTCGAGGGCGTCGGCGGTACCTGGAAGGACCTGACCGACAACGTGAACATGATGGCGGCCAACCTGACCGGTCAGGTGCGCAACATCGCCGAGGTGACGACGGCGGTGGCCAAGGGCGACCTGTCGAAGAAAATCACCGTCGACGTGAAGGGCGAAATCCTCGAACTGAAATCCACCATCAACACCATGGTGGACCAGCTGAACAGCTTCGCTTCGGAAGTGACGCGCGTGGCGCGCGAGGTGGGCTCCGAAGGAAAGCTGGGTGGGCAGGCCAAGGTCGAGGGCGTCGGCGGCACCTGGAAGGATCTGACCGACAGTGTGAACATGATGGCGGCGAACCTGACCGGTCAGGTGCGCAACATCGCCGACGTGACCACCGCCGTGGCGACGGGTGACCTGTCGAAGAAGATCACCGTCGACGTGAAGGGCGAAATCCTCGAACTGAAATCCACCATCAACACCATGGTGGACCAGCTGAACAGCTTCGCTTCGGAGGTGACGCGCGTGGCGCGCGAGGTGGGCTCCGAAGGCAAGCTCGGCGGTCAGGCCAAGGTCGAGGGCGTCGGCGGCACCTGGAAGGATCTGACCGACAGCGTGAACCTGATGGCGGCCAACCTGACCGGTCAGGTGCGCAACATCGCCGACGTGACCACCGCCGTGGCGAACGGCGACCTGTCGAAGAAGATCACCGTGCCGGTGAAGGGCGAAATCCTGGAGCTGAAGAACACCATCAACACCATGGTGGACCAGCTGAACAGCTTCGCCTCGGAGGTGACGCGCGTGGCGCGCGAGGTGGGTTCCGAGGGCAAGCTCGGCGGTCAGGCCCAGGTGAAGGGCGTCGGCGGCACCTGGAAGGATCTGACCGACAGCGTGAACGCGATGGCGACCAACCTGACCGGTCAGGTGCGCAACATCGCGGAGGTGACGACTGCCGTGGCGAACGGCGATCTGTCGAAGAAGATCACCGTCGACGTGAAGGGCGAGATTCTGGAGCTGAAATCCACCATCAACACCATGGTGGACCAGCTGAACAGCTTCGCCTCGGAAGTGACACGCGTGGCGCGCGAGGTGGGCTCGGAAGGCAAGCTCGGCGGTCAGGCGCAGGTGAAGGGGGTTGCCGGCACCTGGAAGGACTTGACCGACAACGTGAACGCGATGGCGACCAACCTGACCGGGCAGGTGCGCAACATCGCGGAGGTGACGACGGCGGTCGCCAACGGCGATCTGTCGAAGAAGATCACCGTCGACGTGAAGGGCGAGATTCTGGAGCTGAAATCCACCATCAACACCATGGTGGACCAGCTGAACAGCTTTGCCTCCGAAGTCGCCCGCGTGGCGCGCGAGGTGGGCATCGAGGGCAAGCTGGGCGGTCAGGCCCAGGTGAAGGGGGTCGCTGGCACCTGGAAGGATCTGACCGACAATGTGAACATGATGGCGGCGAACCTCACCGGTCAGGTGCGCAACATCGCGGAAGTGACGACGGCGGTCGCCAAGGGCGACCTGTCGAAGAAGATCACCGTCGACGTGAAGGGCGAGATCTTCGAGCTGAAATCCACCATCAACACCATGGTGGACCAGCTGAACAGCTTCGCCTCGGAAGTGACGCGCGTGGCGCGCGAGGTGGGTTCCGAAGGCAAGCTGGGCGGGCAGGCCAAGGTGGAGGGCGTCGGCGGCACCTGGAAGGATCTGACCGACAACGTGAACATGATGGCGGCCAACCTGACCGGTCAGGTCCGCGGCATCGCCAGCGTCGTCACCGCGGTCGCCGACGGCGACCTGAAGCGCAAGCTGGCGGTGGACGCCAAGGGCGAGATCGCGGCGCTGGCCAACACCATCAACGGCATGATCGACACGCTGGCGACCTTCGCCGATCAGGTCACCAACGTGGCGCGCGAGGTGGGCATCGAAGGCAAGCTTGGCGGTCAGGCCCGCGTGCCCGGCGCCGCCGGCCTGTGGAAGGATCTTACGGAGAACGTGAACCAGCTGGCCGCCAACCTGACCACCCAGGTGCGCGCCATCGCCGAGGTCGCCACCGCCGTGACCAAGGGCGACCTGACCCGCTCCATCACCGTCGAGGCGATGGGCGAGGTCGCGGCGCTGAAGGACAACATCAACGAGATGATCCGCAATCTCCGCGACACCACGCTGAAGAACGCGGAGCAGGATTGGCTGAAGACCAACCTCGCCAAATTCACCCGCATGCTGCAGGGCGAGCGCGATCTGGTCACCGTCTCCAACATGATCCTGTCGGAGATCGCGCCGCTGGTGAACGCGCAGCACGGAGTCTTCTACGTCGCCACCCGCGACCGCGACGAACCGCTGCTGGAACTGGTCGCCTCCTACGCGCTGAAGGAGCGCAAGAACTTGTCCAACCGTTTCCACCTGAAGGAAGGTCTGGTCGGGCAGTGCGCCTATGAGAAGAAGCGCATCCTGCTGACCAACGTTCCGCGCGATTACGTCGCCATCAGTTCCGGCCTGGGCGAGGCGCCGCCGCTGAACATCATCGTCTTGCCGGTGCTGTTCGAGGACGACGTGAAGGCGGTGATCGAGCTGGCGAGCTTCGGCCGCTTCAGCGAGACGCATCAGAGCTTCCTGGAGCAGCTGACCGAAAGCATCGGCATCGTGCTCAACACGATCGCCGCCAACATGCGCACCGAAGGGCTGCTGAAGCAGTCGCAGCGCCTGACCACCGAACTTCAGAGCCAGC belongs to Azospirillum ramasamyi and includes:
- the msrP gene encoding protein-methionine-sulfoxide reductase catalytic subunit MsrP, with the translated sequence MLFKFPAASQAREDEVTPRDLYLGRRSLMAGGAAAMALGSLPVWSGNAFAASFQVPTTIKPADPKFDPVTPMKSATTYNNFYEFGTAKDDPADNAGTLKTRPWEIAVGGEVAKPMTIGIEDLLKFPMEERVYRLRCVEGWSMVIPWVGFSLAELLKRVEPTGNAKYVAFQTLNDPKQMPGLRSWVLDWPYTEGLRLDEAMHPLTLLAVGMYGEVLPNQNGAPIRLVVPWKYGFKSIKSIVSITLVKDQPPTAWNKSQPREYGFYSNVNPEVDHPRWSQATERRVGEFSRRKTLPFNGYGEEVASLYAGMDLKANY
- a CDS encoding sulfite oxidase heme-binding subunit YedZ; this translates as MADPAPAAAGVDLRAAANAALASRWAKPVVFLLCLVPLVWTVRLAYTGELGAEPVLESVKASGLWALRFLLIALALTPLRMLTGVAGLARFRRMLGLFAFFYATIHLSTYVGLDQFFDWGAIWKDIVKRPYITVGMGAFLILAALAATSTDGMVKRLGGKRWRALHKGVFIAGLAACLHFIMLVKGWQTAPLVYALICIGLLAFRRWPIRLGRRKEARGGTGPVRTRPAASPRSAEAPGPRFPDGSFPARRS
- a CDS encoding dienelactone hydrolase family protein — its product is MNDATAGWIELQAADGHRLRAYRAPAKGEEIGRLIVAPEIFGINRHIRSVCDGFAQQGFTTVAPDLFDRAERGVELAYDEAGIQRGIALKGAVPTADALQDVAAALDHLGGDGAAAIVGYCWGGSIAWAGAAVLPLRAAIGYYGGDIGKTLDNAPRVPTLLHFGEQDHAIPLSVAEGVRSRYPWLPVHVYPAGHGFNCDERGSFHPESAVLALRRTVGMLRAVF
- a CDS encoding HAMP domain-containing protein, which gives rise to MVETADALDPKVLLMALRQLRKGDFSVRLPLDLTGMDGEIAAAFNDVVELNQNLTTEVSRLSVAIGKEGRISQRAKLNNASGGWETCIDSINTLVGDMIQPTTEIARVIGAVAKGDLSKTMALEIEGRPLQGEFLRTARNVNTMVDQLVTVTTELTRVAREVGIEGKLGGQAQVKGVAGSWKDLTENVNVMAANLTGQVRNIAEVTTAVAKGDLSKKITVDVKGEILELKSTINTMVDQLNSFASEVTRVAREVGSEGKLGGQAKVEGVGGTWKDLTDNVNMMAANLTGQVRNIAEVTTAVAKGDLSKKITVDVKGEILELKSTINTMVDQLNSFASEVTRVAREVGSEGKLGGQAKVEGVGGTWKDLTDSVNMMAANLTGQVRNIADVTTAVATGDLSKKITVDVKGEILELKSTINTMVDQLNSFASEVTRVAREVGSEGKLGGQAKVEGVGGTWKDLTDSVNLMAANLTGQVRNIADVTTAVANGDLSKKITVPVKGEILELKNTINTMVDQLNSFASEVTRVAREVGSEGKLGGQAQVKGVGGTWKDLTDSVNAMATNLTGQVRNIAEVTTAVANGDLSKKITVDVKGEILELKSTINTMVDQLNSFASEVTRVAREVGSEGKLGGQAQVKGVAGTWKDLTDNVNAMATNLTGQVRNIAEVTTAVANGDLSKKITVDVKGEILELKSTINTMVDQLNSFASEVARVAREVGIEGKLGGQAQVKGVAGTWKDLTDNVNMMAANLTGQVRNIAEVTTAVAKGDLSKKITVDVKGEIFELKSTINTMVDQLNSFASEVTRVAREVGSEGKLGGQAKVEGVGGTWKDLTDNVNMMAANLTGQVRGIASVVTAVADGDLKRKLAVDAKGEIAALANTINGMIDTLATFADQVTNVAREVGIEGKLGGQARVPGAAGLWKDLTENVNQLAANLTTQVRAIAEVATAVTKGDLTRSITVEAMGEVAALKDNINEMIRNLRDTTLKNAEQDWLKTNLAKFTRMLQGERDLVTVSNMILSEIAPLVNAQHGVFYVATRDRDEPLLELVASYALKERKNLSNRFHLKEGLVGQCAYEKKRILLTNVPRDYVAISSGLGEAPPLNIIVLPVLFEDDVKAVIELASFGRFSETHQSFLEQLTESIGIVLNTIAANMRTEGLLKQSQRLTTELQSQQEELKTTNERLEQQAASLRKSEELLKAQQEKLTTTNEALEEKAEQLEKQNIEVERKNREVVLAKAALEEKAEQLALTSKYKSQFLANMSHELRTPLNSLLILSKLLADNPDTNLSERQVEFARTIHSAGSDLLGLINDILDLSKIESGTVTLEIGEVVLGDLRNHVERTFSQVAQEKKLAFTIEMDQSLPASIQTDEKRLAQVLNNLLSNAFKFTDAGGITFRVAPATEGWSAAHPTLNAAASVLAFSVADTGIGIPEDKQRIIFEAFQQADGTTSRKYGGTGLGLSISREIARLLGGEIRVTSTPGKGSSFTLYVPRSYDAAEETASPLVAAASTALAPASLLTKRPEAATRPVVASGPQEGLALLEMQPAGDDRERIRAGEPVVLIVEDDATFASILIDLAREKGFRTVLSAGGATALPLARKYRPDAILLDIGLPDMDGWALLDLLKRDPQTRHIPVHVISAKDERRRGLSMGAFDYSEKPVEREAIFDALNRVKSFKERDHRKLLVVEKDNPQPGAVAALIGNGDVESHTVTSIEAAMAALSADRFDCMVLDLSSPALPGPTAADFELVEWLRTRDTLAWMPVVVYVASDITAEDEARLRRLAETVVLKSARSPAGLLDETALFLHRAVDKLPDDKRRSILDLRQHDPSLAGKRVLVIDDDIRNIFSLASVMEAHRIEVLHAESGREGIERLRADPGVDVVLVDIMMPEMDGYETMRTIRSIEEFRGLPMIAVTAKAMKGDRDKCIEAGATDYIAKPVDIDHLLSLLRIWTAKGGRPQPRGGVPA
- a CDS encoding hydrogen peroxide-inducible genes activator; this encodes MIPGSVTLRQLRYFDSLAQHAHFGRAAAACAVSQPALSMQIKELEVALGGALVERGSRSVRLTAFGQEASLRVRDILRSVDQLGELAQLSRNRISGRLRIGMIPTIAPYLLPDVIKIITREHPHVEIELREALTSKLIAELAEGRLDTAITALPVFEPSLSEAVLFTENFLLVRSAEDAGKPAPSGEMLREMRLLLLEEGHCFRNQALSYCNMPSPSPRKTLEANSFSTLVQMVRAGMGVTLVPEMAVDLETGFGSVSVVRFKDPQPSRTIGMIWRKTSPLSAQFLQLAKLLGQPADPEGDDAISDVASPVHPVVGRPPSSEAIRKRTRQ